A genomic window from Lepisosteus oculatus isolate fLepOcu1 chromosome 27, fLepOcu1.hap2, whole genome shotgun sequence includes:
- the LOC107075417 gene encoding CD276 antigen-like isoform X1: MIWLILQWLIFCAVVSAVQVPSSPLVAAPGSDVTLNCSFAYTAADDPQRVVLTWQREQEVVHSYYYSKDQLQKQSPAYMGRTQLFPQQLKVGNASLRLKDVQGRDQGNYTCHVANEQGSSKGFLLLLLAVAYEDPLLTIAISSSWNYIVLTYRSQGYPEAKVHWLNHTGSDITKHSQTSQCNCGGGLLALNSHLTVERIANLSYTFQLANPVVNQSITRTVTVTNNGYYVPEAWVLCYLFLLPLNIFLSL, translated from the exons ATGATATGGCTGATACTGCAGTGGCTGATCTTCTGTGCAG TTGTGTCTGCAGTACAGGTGCCCAGCTCCCCATTGGTGGCGGCTCCAGGTTCCGACGTCACCCTCAACTGCTCCTTCGCTTACACTGCTGCTGACGACCCCCAGCGCGTGGTGCTTACCTGGCAGCGCGAGCAGGAGGTTGTACACAGCTACTATTACAGCAAGGACCAGCTGCAGAAACAGAGCCCTGCCTACATGGGGCGCACGCAGCTCTTCCCACAGCAGCTGAAAGTGGGGAACGCTTCTCTCAGGCTGAAGGACGTGCAGGGGAGAGACCAGGGCAACTACACCTGTCATGTGGCCAACGAGCAGGGCAGCAGCAAGGGATTCCTGTTGCTTCTGCTGGCAG TGGCCTACGAGGACCCTCTGCTTACAATTGCCATCTCCAGTAGTTGGAACTACATTGTCCTGACGTACCGCTCCCAAGGGTACCCTGAAGCCAAGGTGCATTGGCTGAACCACACAGGAAGTGACATCACAAAGCACAGCCAAACCAGCCAATGTAATTGCGGAGGAGGTCTTCTGGCCCTGAACAGCCATCTGACAGTGGAGCGAATTGCCAATCTGAGTTACACCTTCCAACTGGCCAACCCAGTGGTTAACCAATCAATAACAAGGACTGTAACTGTAACCAATAATG GATACTACGTACCTGAAGCATGGGTGTTATGTTACCTTTTCCTGCTGCCTCTTAACATTTTTCTAAGTCTATAA
- the LOC107075417 gene encoding CD276 antigen-like isoform X2 produces the protein MIWLILQWLIFCAVVSAVQVPSSPLVAAPGSDVTLNCSFAYTAADDPQRVVLTWQREQEVVHSYYYSKDQLQKQSPAYMGRTQLFPQQLKVGNASLRLKDVQGRDQGNYTCHVANEQGSSKGFLLLLLAVAYEDPLLTIAISSSWNYIVLTYRSQGYPEAKVHWLNHTGSDITKHSQTSQCNCGGGLLALNSHLTVERIANLSYTFQLANPVVNQSITRTVTVTNNALQ, from the exons ATGATATGGCTGATACTGCAGTGGCTGATCTTCTGTGCAG TTGTGTCTGCAGTACAGGTGCCCAGCTCCCCATTGGTGGCGGCTCCAGGTTCCGACGTCACCCTCAACTGCTCCTTCGCTTACACTGCTGCTGACGACCCCCAGCGCGTGGTGCTTACCTGGCAGCGCGAGCAGGAGGTTGTACACAGCTACTATTACAGCAAGGACCAGCTGCAGAAACAGAGCCCTGCCTACATGGGGCGCACGCAGCTCTTCCCACAGCAGCTGAAAGTGGGGAACGCTTCTCTCAGGCTGAAGGACGTGCAGGGGAGAGACCAGGGCAACTACACCTGTCATGTGGCCAACGAGCAGGGCAGCAGCAAGGGATTCCTGTTGCTTCTGCTGGCAG TGGCCTACGAGGACCCTCTGCTTACAATTGCCATCTCCAGTAGTTGGAACTACATTGTCCTGACGTACCGCTCCCAAGGGTACCCTGAAGCCAAGGTGCATTGGCTGAACCACACAGGAAGTGACATCACAAAGCACAGCCAAACCAGCCAATGTAATTGCGGAGGAGGTCTTCTGGCCCTGAACAGCCATCTGACAGTGGAGCGAATTGCCAATCTGAGTTACACCTTCCAACTGGCCAACCCAGTGGTTAACCAATCAATAACAAGGACTGTAACTGTAACCAATAATG CTCTGCAGTGA
- the rbm42 gene encoding RNA-binding protein 42, with amino-acid sequence MAVKTGEDRLKEMEAEMALFEQEVLGAPVSVPAVAPVVEAIPVALAVPAVPAIPAVPPPVPVVRPIIATNTYQQVQQSLEARAAAIVGPPPPAFVGPAVPPTRPPSVMRPAFVPHILQRTGGQRMPMMRGPHPQAMMAPPLPRPPPPPPMMMGPPMPGPHQHPMSHLGAMGPMGTMPPVGAMAPMVPVSRQVVQAPPKLTPTVIQAAPTVYTVPPAPKRVDSHAQKQARMDELTASIAEQHAATVGATLEEKEATVEEAVIGPSMPEPEPAHTEPVDGSTEDKKKGKQEKVKRCIRTAAGTSWEDQSLLEWDPDDFRIFCGDLGNEVNDDILGRAFSRYPSFLKAKVVRDKRTGKTKGYGFVSFKDPNDYVRAMREMNGKYVGSRPIKLRKSMWKDRNLEIVRKKQKEKKKLGLR; translated from the exons ATGGCGGTCAAGACTGGAGAGGACCGTCTGAAGGAGATGGAGGCTGAGATGGCGCT GTTTGAGCAGGAGGTGTTGGGTGCCCCTGTGTCAGTGCCAGCTGTGGCTCCTGTGGTGGAGGCCATCCCCGTAGCTTTGGCTGTGCCAGCTGTGCCTGCCATACCTGCTGTGCCACCACCTGTTCCAGTTGTGCGGCCCATCATCGCCACCAACACTTACCAGCAG gtcCAGCAGAGCCTGGAGGCACGGGCTGCTGCCATCGTGGGTCCCCCACCTCCAGCATTCGTGGGGCCAG CTGTACCCCCTACCAGGCCCCCCTCTGTGATGAGACCTGCCTTCGTCCCCCACATCCTGCAGAGAACAG GAGGTCAAAGGATGCCCATGATGAGGGGCCCCCATCCCCAGGCCATGATGGCTCCTCCGCTGCCCCGCCCCCCTCCTCCGCCACCCATGATGATGGGACCCCCGATGCCAGGCCCCCACCAGCACCCCATGAGCCACTTGGGTGCAATGGGACCTATGGGCACGATGCCTCCG gTTGGTGCGATGGCACCGATGGTCCCAGTGTCCAGGCAGGTGGTCCAGGCCCCCCCCAAGCTGACGCCCACCGTGATCCAGGCCGCGCCCACTGTCTACACTGTACCCCCAGCCCCCAAGAGGGTGGACAGCCATGCGCAAAAGCAGGCGCGCATG GACGAGCTCACAGCCTCGATTGCAGAGCAGCACGCAGCGACAGTGGGAGCCACACTGGAAGAGAAGGAGGCCACAGTGGAAGAAGCCGTTATCGGTCCCAGCATGCCGGAGCCTGAGCCCGCACACACCGAG CCAGTAGATGGCAGCACAGAAGACAAAAAGAAGGGGAAGCAAGAAAAGGTGAAGCGCTGTATCCGTACTGCTGCCGGGACGTCCTGGGAAGACCAGAGCCTGTTGGAGTGGGACCCAG ATGACTTCCGGATATTTTGTGGGGACCTGGGGAACGAAGTGAACGACGACATCCTGGGCCGAGCCTTCAGCCGCTACCCTTCCTTCCTCAAGGCCAAGGTCGTGCGGGACAAGCGCACGGGCAAGACCAAGGGCTACGGTTTCGTCAGCTTCAAAGACCCCAACGACTACGTCCGTGCCATGCGGGAGATGAACG GGAAATACGTGGGAAGCCGGCCCATCAAGCTGCGCAAGAGCATGTGGAAGGATCGCAACCTGGAGATCGTGAGGAAGAAacagaaggagaagaagaagcTGGGGCTGCGATAG